The proteins below come from a single Candidatus Hydrogenedentota bacterium genomic window:
- a CDS encoding adenylate kinase, with product MKIVMLGAPGAGKGTQAVRLAQELGIPHISTGDIFRKNLREGTELGKQVQGYLNSGGLVPDELTCEIVADRLAQEDCANGYILDGFPRSIPQAEMLKAFLEKHGGGIDAAINIDVPDEEIVGRLSARRSDPETGAVYNLLFNPPPAELADRLIQREDDKPETVQSRLATYHETTEPIIEWYGKEGVLKNVSGTKAGPEEVYARVMEVIKGM from the coding sequence CTGAAGATTGTCATGCTGGGCGCGCCCGGCGCGGGAAAAGGCACCCAGGCGGTGCGATTGGCGCAGGAACTGGGTATTCCCCACATTTCCACCGGGGACATTTTCCGCAAGAACCTGCGCGAGGGCACGGAACTTGGCAAGCAGGTGCAGGGATACCTGAACAGCGGCGGACTGGTCCCGGATGAGCTGACCTGTGAGATCGTGGCGGACCGTCTGGCCCAGGAGGACTGCGCCAACGGGTACATCCTGGACGGGTTCCCCCGCTCCATTCCCCAGGCGGAGATGCTGAAGGCGTTCCTTGAAAAGCACGGCGGCGGCATTGACGCGGCCATTAACATTGACGTGCCGGACGAGGAAATCGTCGGGCGGCTCAGCGCGCGCCGCAGCGACCCGGAAACGGGCGCGGTGTACAACCTGCTCTTCAATCCGCCCCCGGCGGAGTTGGCCGACCGCCTCATCCAGCGCGAGGACGACAAGCCTGAGACGGTGCAGTCCCGCCTGGCCACCTACCATGAGACCACGGAGCCCATCATTGAATGGTATGGCAAAGAGGGCGTCCTGAAGAACGTGTCCGGCACCAAGGCCGGTCCCGAAGAGGTGTACGCCCGTGTCATGGAAGTGATCAAGGGCATGTGA
- the serC gene encoding 3-phosphoserine/phosphohydroxythreonine transaminase: protein MSERVFNFSAGPATLPLPVLERVKEELLAYPGAGASVMEISHRSKAFLSILAEAKADLKALLNLSDDYHVLFTPGGATMQFTMLAMNFLAGKKADYLNVGSWAGKAIKDGKRYGETRVAWSGKDENYVRMPADSELDLDPGAEYVHITSNETIQGIQFRTEPAVNGKPIICDASSDFLSRPLDMAKYGMIYAGAQKNVGPSGTAVVVLRADMLERVPENLPPLLDYRVTVENDSLYNTPASFTIYIIGLVMKWLRNEIGGLEAMQKINEEKAALLYEAIDASGGFYRGHALPGSRSKMNVTFRVGDEEQEKRFIAEATAAGLDALKGHRSVGGCRASIYNAMPVEGVRALRDFMVEFQRVNG, encoded by the coding sequence ATGTCGGAGCGTGTATTTAATTTTTCGGCCGGCCCCGCCACGCTGCCCCTTCCCGTGCTTGAGCGGGTGAAGGAGGAACTTCTCGCCTATCCAGGCGCCGGGGCGTCCGTGATGGAAATCAGCCACCGGTCCAAAGCTTTCCTGAGCATCCTCGCCGAGGCCAAGGCGGACCTGAAGGCCCTCCTGAACCTTTCCGACGACTACCATGTCCTTTTCACCCCCGGCGGCGCCACCATGCAGTTCACCATGCTGGCCATGAACTTCCTCGCGGGCAAAAAGGCGGACTACCTGAATGTCGGGTCCTGGGCGGGGAAGGCCATCAAGGACGGCAAGCGCTATGGCGAGACGCGCGTGGCTTGGAGCGGGAAGGATGAAAACTATGTGCGCATGCCCGCCGACAGCGAGTTGGACCTCGACCCGGGCGCGGAGTATGTCCACATCACCTCGAACGAGACCATCCAGGGCATCCAGTTCCGGACGGAACCGGCGGTCAATGGAAAACCGATTATCTGCGACGCGTCCTCGGACTTTTTGTCGCGGCCTTTGGACATGGCGAAATACGGCATGATTTACGCAGGCGCCCAGAAGAACGTCGGCCCTTCGGGCACCGCCGTGGTGGTGCTGCGCGCGGACATGCTGGAGCGCGTCCCCGAGAACCTGCCCCCGCTGCTCGACTACAGGGTCACGGTGGAGAACGATTCCCTCTACAACACCCCGGCCAGTTTCACCATCTACATCATCGGCCTGGTCATGAAGTGGCTGCGGAATGAAATTGGCGGCCTTGAAGCCATGCAGAAAATCAACGAGGAAAAGGCCGCGCTGCTCTATGAGGCCATTGACGCCAGCGGCGGCTTCTATCGGGGCCACGCCCTGCCGGGCAGCCGGTCGAAGATGAACGTCACCTTCCGGGTGGGCGACGAGGAGCAGGAAAAGCGCTTCATCGCCGAAGCCACCGCCGCCGGGCTGGACGCCCTCAAGGGCCACCGCTCCGTGGGCGGCTGCCGCGCCTCTATTTACAACGCCATGCCCGTCGAGGGTGTGCGCGCCCTGCGTGATTTCATGGTCGAGTTCCAGCGCGTCAACGGGTAA
- a CDS encoding glycosyltransferase codes for MLLGVCAVDDSSLRGGFPEAGALACRYLLGAVAALRNAHADIEVVVFTDGASSALFKDFPQVEVVPRRTFLLSQTYARNLHQAAKKARVDVLVAPASTMPCDKRADYARIALIFDLLPWRVKRRNNADAAEHSLPRRVLRACRLAQGIVCPSQAAQKLSASLLGVGMEKISVAPPGINPVFDAPQAPVVRPPYALLPINPYTLHGLPHLVEALKKRPEHFPPTLVVTGPAHPDEPSDWGRDIIRVESCPPNMTAALLQHAALFLYPAPWDMSAMPVLEAMRAGVPVIAPRSGAIPEIAGNAPFYCDSQNSASIIQTMRRFCEETPKERVERVAMGRGSSLEYVWERCAWKLVTAVRRVG; via the coding sequence ATGCTTTTGGGTGTTTGCGCGGTTGACGACTCCTCGCTGCGGGGCGGTTTTCCCGAAGCGGGCGCGCTGGCGTGCCGCTATCTGCTGGGCGCGGTGGCCGCGCTGCGGAACGCCCATGCGGACATCGAGGTCGTCGTCTTTACGGACGGCGCCTCGTCCGCCCTTTTCAAGGATTTCCCGCAGGTGGAGGTGGTCCCCCGCCGCACATTCCTCCTTTCACAGACCTATGCGCGAAACCTGCACCAGGCCGCAAAAAAGGCGCGGGTGGACGTGCTGGTCGCGCCCGCCTCCACCATGCCCTGCGACAAAAGGGCCGACTACGCCCGCATCGCCCTGATTTTCGACCTGCTGCCCTGGCGGGTGAAACGGCGGAACAACGCCGACGCCGCCGAGCACAGCCTGCCGCGGCGGGTTCTGCGCGCCTGCCGTCTTGCCCAGGGCATCGTCTGCCCCTCCCAGGCCGCACAGAAACTCTCCGCGTCCCTGCTTGGCGTGGGGATGGAAAAGATCAGCGTCGCACCGCCGGGGATTAACCCGGTCTTTGACGCGCCGCAGGCGCCGGTGGTGCGCCCCCCCTACGCGCTGCTGCCAATCAACCCCTACACCCTTCACGGGCTCCCCCATCTCGTGGAGGCCCTGAAAAAACGGCCCGAACACTTCCCCCCGACATTGGTGGTTACCGGCCCCGCGCATCCGGACGAGCCTTCGGACTGGGGACGGGACATCATCCGGGTGGAGTCCTGCCCGCCGAACATGACGGCGGCGCTGCTGCAGCACGCGGCGCTCTTCCTCTACCCGGCCCCCTGGGACATGTCGGCCATGCCGGTGCTCGAGGCCATGCGCGCGGGGGTGCCCGTCATCGCGCCGCGCAGCGGGGCAATCCCTGAAATCGCCGGAAACGCCCCCTTTTACTGCGACTCCCAAAACAGCGCATCCATCATCCAGACCATGCGCCGTTTTTGCGAGGAGACCCCGAAAGAGCGGGTCGAGCGTGTAGCCATGGGCAGGGGTTCCTCGCTGGAGTATGTCTGGGAGCGCTGCGCGTGGAAGCTCGTTACGGCGGTCCGGCGCGTCGGTTGA
- a CDS encoding NAD-dependent epimerase/dehydratase family protein — MANVLIAGCGYVGCALGLLLAGRGHAVWALRRRPEGLPPVLRPLAGDLTRPDGVTLPNAPLDLVFYTAAADGMTPESYDAAYVRGPENLMAALVRSGQHPSRIFFTSSTGVYHQNEGEWVDEDSPTLPARFSGRALLAGEKVFRDAPFPATVTRLGGIYGPGRTRLVDGVRAGTMAAVRGDKSILNLVHRDDCAGGLAFLAGLDTPESLYCLVDEEPVEKNLLLSWIAGELGVSLAEKDGDSGLPEPVRGGFRRVSGGRIRSAGYVFRYPTYREGYGALLKNGGAGGQ; from the coding sequence ATGGCCAATGTGCTGATAGCCGGTTGCGGGTATGTGGGCTGCGCCCTCGGGCTGCTGCTCGCCGGGCGTGGTCATGCCGTGTGGGCCCTGCGGCGCCGGCCGGAGGGACTCCCCCCGGTGTTGAGGCCGCTGGCTGGTGACCTGACCCGTCCGGACGGTGTCACGCTCCCCAATGCGCCCCTGGACTTGGTTTTCTACACGGCGGCCGCCGACGGGATGACGCCCGAATCCTATGACGCCGCCTATGTTCGCGGTCCGGAAAACCTGATGGCCGCCCTAGTGCGAAGCGGACAGCATCCCTCCCGTATATTTTTCACCTCCAGCACGGGGGTGTACCACCAGAATGAAGGGGAGTGGGTGGACGAGGATTCACCCACACTGCCCGCGCGCTTCTCGGGCAGGGCGCTGCTGGCCGGGGAAAAGGTCTTTCGGGATGCCCCCTTCCCAGCGACCGTGACGCGTCTGGGGGGGATATACGGTCCCGGAAGAACACGGCTGGTGGACGGGGTGCGCGCGGGGACCATGGCCGCGGTGCGGGGGGACAAGAGCATTCTTAATCTCGTCCACCGGGATGACTGCGCGGGTGGGCTGGCTTTTCTCGCGGGACTGGACACGCCTGAATCCCTGTACTGTCTCGTGGACGAGGAGCCCGTGGAAAAGAATCTGCTCCTGTCCTGGATCGCCGGAGAGCTTGGTGTTTCCCTGGCGGAGAAGGACGGGGATAGCGGGTTGCCGGAACCGGTGCGCGGGGGCTTCCGCAGGGTTTCGGGCGGGCGCATCCGTTCGGCGGGCTATGTGTTTCGGTATCCGACGTATCGGGAGGGGTACGGGGCATTATTAAAGAACGGGGGCGCGGGGGGTCAATAG
- the sat gene encoding sulfate adenylyltransferase: MSITPHGGVLVNRFLAPSDVDRVLAESKGIPSIQVDAYAAFDIDGIAKGIFSPLTGFMGPEETRRVLDHMELRPGVPWTIPILLAVTPAVAEGLEVGAPVLIRDDRGDAVAVLHLREKFSLDKEEVAQKVYRTTDAAHPGVAYTYGMGDVFLAGDLDVLRAREVEHQEYNLTPAQTRAAFEERKWRRIVAFQTRNPIHRAHEYLTKCALEMCDGLLIHPLMGTTKSDDIPGDVRMKCYKVLLENYYPQDHVLLSIMPVNMRYAGPREAIMHAVIRKNYGCTHFIVGRDHAGVGNYYGTYDAHYIFDEIDPAALEITPIFFDHTFYSKRTGEMASKKTCPGTAEDHVMLSGTKVRELLKRGELPPVEFTRPEVAKVLIEWAKNAD; the protein is encoded by the coding sequence ATGTCCATCACCCCCCATGGCGGCGTTCTTGTCAACCGTTTTCTTGCCCCCTCCGATGTGGACCGGGTGCTTGCCGAGTCCAAGGGCATCCCGTCCATCCAGGTGGACGCCTATGCCGCTTTTGACATTGACGGCATCGCCAAGGGCATTTTCAGCCCTCTGACCGGCTTCATGGGCCCGGAGGAGACGCGCCGCGTGCTGGACCACATGGAACTGCGCCCCGGTGTCCCCTGGACCATCCCGATTCTGCTGGCGGTCACCCCCGCCGTGGCGGAGGGACTGGAAGTCGGCGCGCCGGTGCTCATCCGCGATGACCGGGGCGACGCGGTGGCGGTGCTGCACCTGCGCGAGAAGTTCTCGCTGGACAAGGAGGAGGTGGCGCAAAAGGTCTACCGGACCACGGACGCGGCGCATCCCGGCGTGGCCTACACCTACGGCATGGGCGATGTGTTTCTGGCGGGCGACCTGGACGTGCTGCGCGCCCGCGAAGTGGAGCACCAGGAGTACAACCTTACCCCGGCGCAGACCCGCGCGGCCTTCGAGGAGCGCAAATGGCGGCGCATCGTGGCTTTCCAGACCCGCAACCCCATCCACCGCGCCCACGAGTACCTGACCAAGTGCGCCCTGGAGATGTGCGACGGCCTGCTGATTCACCCGCTGATGGGCACCACCAAGAGCGACGACATCCCCGGCGACGTGCGCATGAAATGCTACAAGGTGCTGCTGGAGAACTACTACCCGCAGGACCATGTGCTGCTCTCCATCATGCCCGTGAACATGCGCTACGCCGGCCCGCGCGAGGCCATCATGCACGCCGTCATCCGCAAGAACTACGGCTGCACCCACTTCATCGTCGGGCGCGACCATGCGGGTGTGGGCAACTACTACGGCACCTACGACGCCCATTACATTTTCGACGAGATTGACCCGGCGGCGCTGGAGATCACCCCGATTTTCTTCGACCACACCTTCTACTCGAAGCGCACCGGCGAAATGGCCAGCAAGAAGACCTGCCCCGGCACGGCGGAGGACCATGTGATGCTCAGCGGCACCAAGGTCCGCGAACTGTTGAAGCGCGGCGAACTCCCCCCCGTCGAGTTCACCCGTCCCGAAGTGGCGAAAGTCCTCATCGAGTGGGCGAAAAACGCCGACTGA